The genome window ccgacccagatTGACCCTGTATCTACAGCCCCTGCAGCGGATGCTCTAGGAACTGTGCTATCAAGGCCGGTCACAATTTTTCGTAACTATTCTTAAGTTACGGCATCGCCTtatgggtttgatcccagatctcctgACTTTGTGATGGCCACTCAGCCATTAAAACAGTTCTGATGTCCATACAAACCTCTGTGACATCCTTCTGCAGGTTGTCCAGGACCATGGACTCCTGAGACCTGAGGTCAGTGAGGTGACTGAGTACCTGCTGCTGGTCAAGGAGAGAACATGTGGTCAGTTCTAACAGGACACAGCCAACTGACCACAGGTCACTCTGCTCACTGTACCAGTCAGACGTCTCATCGACACACAGCTCAGGGGCCAGGTACGTCAGTGTGcctgaaacaaaaagaaagagcTATAGGACTTATGGCGTATGAAAAGCTGAACTTGAAATCATGCTGAGGTGagttaaaacaatttttttctcttgctGACGATCAGGTATTGTTGTATTCTCATAATGCATACTGTACAATTAGTTCACCACTTGTAAATTAATTTGCTGTAGTATGTAGTTATTGCTTGCTCTGGTCAATTTACATGATACTGTACTGACATTATAAAAAGTTATCAGAAATTGACTTACTAACATATTTCAAAAGACTGAAGAGAGAGACCTCACCTTTAAACTAGACAGAAATGTTCaaattgtgtttatattttagAGTACTCTGGCAACTCCGCAACAAGATGCAGGCTGATACAGAATtcaatttttttagttttataatACCATTTTCAGGAACAAAATGGTTTTTatggttttgatttcatttaaacCGCTTTCATTCTTGAAAATGATTTCACTAAAACTGTATCAATGAATCATGTATGGCCTTGCGTGATTAGATGGAATTACCCACAGCACTCTACTTTGTGTAGCTTATTAGTGAAAATAGAAGTAACgtgtttatatttacatgctGAAACACTAATATTCATACTAATTCATTCCTGATAACTGAATAGCAAAATTAGCCTTTATATCTCTAATGTTTCAACACTTTCTTGACTTTTAGCccacattacatttatttatttgattggtgttttacaccttactcggGAACATTTCACCTATAAGGTGGTGGCCGGATTTTGGTGCCTGGGGaatccacaaccatttgcaggttgctggcagactgcTCAAATTACGGGATTCAGAACAAATCTACCTGTGTATAAGAGATGGAAAGCTCCTAGCACAAGAATGTGTGGAAAATGTACCAAGACAGCCACCAAAAACGCATAATCCTAGAGACACTTCAATCTGACCTACTACACTCAACAAGCACACAAGAGATGTTGAGCtctgagtatttatttattcatttaattggtgttttacgcagtactcaagaatatttcacttatatgatggtggcctgCATTatatgtgggaggaaaccaggcaaagcgtggcagaaacccacgaccatccgcaggttgctaccagaccttcccacttacggctggagtaAACCTTTAAGACAATCATCTTGCTGAAAGTcacatgtaactcaccaacCACAGCTCTTGTGTTAGACCTGGCATCATTCATGACTGTGGCAACCCCAAAATCCCCCAGGCACAAGTCCATTGAATCCTTCAGGAAAAGGTTGCTGGGCTTGATATCCCTGGAAAATACAACAGCATAAAGTTACCAACCTGCACTGCACCTCTTCCAAAtcatggcctacatgtacatacatgtatggtgcaGACAGTGAAAAATAATGTGCCACAAAATAAAGAAGAATTACTGTAagaatcttcaaccttttcaaccactaaaacacTTTTATTAGTGGAATCAGTAATCCCAGCTTAGCTTcaacattaaccgctctgaaccattacattcactaacctggaactcggtcttGTCATGTACGCTGTCTCCAAATTCATATCCcctcattatgtgggaataataGAGGCCataacatcagaaataacacaaatgtaaccgacGCACCCACTAGGACAGAAGTTTcaaatcaacattttcaaatcatGTGACTCGGTTGCTAGGATGGACTCGGCTACTCTTCCCAAAATGAAGACCATCTTTTATCACAATAAAATTGATTACtgatcatttctgttcattagtAACACACAAATTCAATTTAGGACctcccaaacaatttgtcaactGTCCTTCAGATGGTGTACATTTCACTGGTTTCACTCAAATCATTCCAGTTCATCTTTTTCAGGACGATGCTGAGTGTGGCCgactcaaattgaaaatggcggttagcCAAGTCTGGCTTGCCGccgatgtaacagatacatttgcGTTAATTGTGACGTTTTGATCTTTATTACTGACTAACAACTAGGTGATACAAAGTAAGAAtaactgaagaattacagaaagcATGTTTTCTTGGCGTACAGATTTGACTTGTGGAGGGCAGCGCATGCTGAATGagcgagttccaggttagtaaatggaagagtacagatctgtatttctgaaagctcagctgggaagaatgaaacagatctcagatctaaagttatgcatacaattaatatgaaaatgatgctaaaaattatCTGTGCCATATTTAAGTCATAACATCCAAGCTTCATAAAAGTATGCTTATTACTCCTCTACACACCGTAATTCTCTCAGAATCTTTAAAGATACTGACAGCAGAGATCAGGGTACCACTCAATTAAACACCAAATTACAACAAAAAAGGTAGAAATctgatttttttaacattatactgataataaTACAACAGCCGTTAGGTTTCTGAATAGAAGCATTTAGGACAGTATCCAGGGTAAAACAATGTCCTTTTGCTAGatatgatgtatgatgtatatttCCTTTAACAAAGACAGATTGTCAGGCTACATTCCACAATTAATGCTTTCAAGTTGGGAAGGACAAATGTAATCCCCTAgtatttttagatatattttctttttctgcttgTTACATGTTATCATTAAGTAGCAGAGTCTTCAGAGTTTCATTCTGGgtataaatttgtttgtttctcaaAGAATGGTTGTGGATGTACACTAGgcaaaggaaagaaaagtaCCGTTTCACTGGCCTATGCTGATCAAAAAAGGTGGTTTTGATCAGCTGTTTgtcaattttgtgaaatatttcatgGATCAACCCCTATCAAGAATTTGACTGCAGTTGTGTCAGGGGACGAGGATTGTCAGGCTTGGAGCTTTTTGAGGGCTCACATATTTAAGGACAGTGCTGTGAGGCCAAACattaacatgtaagtaaatggaaaattaatttTGGGCTGTGGCCAACAGGGTTTCCAAGAAAAATTAACTCTTCACAACAGGTTACCACTGAATAGTTTAATCTCTTACTTATTTACATAAAAACTACTGGAATACAAGACTACAGTACAAGCAGgctaaacagaaaacagaatacTAATCTTGTCAAAATAAAGGTAAGGACAAAATTACCACGAGATTTAGGTAAATtgattattttcacaaaaatcccacccaagggaggtaaatcatACCTGTGGACAATGCCTTTCCTGTGAACATACAGAAGAGCATCTACCATTTGACCCAGCCATTTCTTTAGTAGCTGTTGGTGGAAAAAGAAGTATTAAATATATTAGTGCAATGAAAATAAGTCCATTTCATAAGCCCTCTTTGCACAATGTAATTTATCAAATGCTACAATTGAATGAAATAGATCATGTTCTACTTTTGACTGGTGGGCTGGACAATGGCAGTGTTCATGTTATGGCATCATGTAAATTAAATCATTTCTTGGTATGATAGGTATACAAATATAGGTATATGgtgcagaaaacaaaagagGACATGGAGAAAAAACATACTGCCATGTACACAATAACCCTCTACAAAAGGCAGACAAGAGCTGAAACAGCAGAGGGAGTGGATTCAAACTTCTGTCATCAGTGTTTCGCGCAAGTGAATTATTGGCAGAGGTTGTTAGTTCCCTTTTACCACTGAGCATCAACATCAATTTATACTTTAAAACAATTCAATTATGAAATTATGAGTCCCACAGCctgagtacatgtaacttgtaccTCATAAACAATGAGATCAATGAGAACTAGTATCAACTTAAATAAAGTCCCTGGTTAATATTTAGGCAGTATCATTTCAGTACGAATGAGCTAAAATGTTCTGTATATGTCCATAAGTCCAATCCATGACGTGTCATAAGCATGTGGGCCTCATGTgaatcaaattaatttatttctttggaaaGTTGCCATGGTTATCTACAGTTTGTTAATTCCCTTACACATAAAACTAAACTAATCCCTTTGTCACATTAGAATTAAATGAATGACTAAGTCTTAATTAtcgatatttatttctttacttgactGGCATTTCAttccgtacttaagaatatttcacttatacaacgggggccagcattatggtgggggaaacagATGACCATCGtagggttgctgacagactttcccacatacagccacagaggaagccacccatgagctggacttgaactcacagtgaccgcattggtgagaggctcctaaatTTCAATGCCACGATGTCTATCTTCtggccatattgtggcgagaagaTATTTGGAAAAGGAAAGTAAGTTGATATGAAAATGACAGATTCAAAAATTACAGTACTGTGTTTCACTTCAAGTTGAGCCTGTAATAACGCGCTTTTCagaaggccttaaaataatacttttgatgcctttttttttataagaaatTAATCTCACTTAAGCAAAAAAACAATCTTTAGTACCCTAAGGGCAAATGAATCAATCTGAATCAAGTTAAATTTGCCACCTGATAAAAgctaactttaggtgaaatacaatgtaattaaCTAAAAGAGactgacattttcaaaaaaactcTAAAAAGAAACCCTGTTAAACTATGAAAAACCACATTTAAACCACTCttacaaatttattaaaataatttacataaattatacTAATATAGGCAACTGGCTTTTAAAAATACAACCCATGAATAAAACAGATATACTTTGGCAGAAAACTTACAGTCTCATCGACAGTTTCACGTTTATTCCTCTTCATTCTCAGCACAGAAGATAAATCCCCTTGTGGGTAATGTTCAATGATCATGCAGAAGTATATTGCCGAGTCctacaagcaaaaaaaaaagttactggattgaatatttgtgaaaacaataAGTCATAAATAACTGAAAGTTGGACCATCTTTATACAAGATTAtggaaaagttttaaatttttcaaaattattaggaaaacatttacatattgtAGGGTTATGACAGAAAACTCACCGCTCACTCATATACTGCATGATGAgaaagtttattttgaatttacttctttctttttctctcatGGTAGCACCATAATATTTATTACAGGAAAACCGTAAGAATCCAAAATCCATTCTGATTAAAATATTCCGACTACAACACTGTTTATCCAGCAACAAAGCCCACAATAAAATATTCTGATTACTGTCAATTTGGGTCAATTCATTACCTCTTTATCCCATGCGACAAAAAATTCCTTGAAACCACAGACATATGGATGCTGTAGACCCTTTAGCGTTGATGCCTGTAACAAACACAGAATCAAAGAATAAGCATCAGGATAAAGTTTGTAAAGTTTTACCAAACATTCCGCCATTGCTTCTGTGAGACAGACCTACACTGCTATCTCCGTTTACAGCAAACCCATTTTtgaatcaatttttttttttttttacattttagttaCATCCTCACTGATTATTTAGTAAACACTGAAAAGTACAATATAACTTAAATACAGGTGCTATACCATTAAATTTTGGAAGACTTATAAGAATGGAATGCCTacttgagagaaaaaaaaaagaacattacCAATGCAAAATACCTCAATGTTAGATTTACCATTCAATAGAACATTTAGTTTCCATGGATCCATAACATCACATACCTCTCTGAAAGCATTGTTTGCTTCCCCTTCATCTTTACATTCCACCTATCAAACAGAAACCAAAGCTGAATGTGACTGAAGAGCTGATAATTCCATGCTCTGGCCCCGAGTTAGTGTGATCCCTATCATCACACTTTagaaaagggaggtaactcccaGCAAAGATAATGTCttcattttgatatttaatCACTTCTGACATGTCAGTTTCTTAAAAAAAGCAacattgtaattcttcaatctttttgcatgtgtgcaaggtttttattcaagcatattctgaaagcattgctttgtgtagactggtaaaattacactttttctgaagccttgaaattgaccaatctataaaccaatgtagttttgtctccctaattcctcaacctttttttgagtttgattttggagacaaaactacattagttagaatgaccaatttcagggcttcacaaaaagtaacattttatcaaTCTACGGAGAATAATGCCCTTGGGAATTGctagaataaacaccttgtagacttttgaaaaggttgaaaaatgaCAGTTCCCATGGCTACACGCCTTCAATTAAACAGATGAAAAACCGGCTCAACACTGATAGATACGTTTAGCGAAAATTTAGGTTTATGAACAtttaaacaacaacagtgatacTTAAGGTAAGgacaaaacaacatcaaaattTCTAACAACCTGTAATATCGCAGGCTGACAAAATCTTGAAGATAACAGACATCACACGGTTTCATCTCCTTTAtactagtttatttatttgtgtccTTGTTGTTTAATTGTCATACCGAAATTACCGAATTTTCCAGTTTATACGAGAGCCATCAGGCTTTTTGTCtcaggatcacaaagcaatctgtgcaagacttaagtcaaaatttcaatcatctGTACTTGGTATTTTCGTTttcgttattttagctgaaatttgttttacaataacttacccagaattttaCATTATCAATAAATACTTGGGTATTGTAACATATCAAATAACAAGTGTagagtgatttgaaattttttacttaattctaagatcgcttcatgatccGGAGGCTTGGAGTAAACCGCTTGTCCGCCTTTGCCTTCCACCCTATGAGTAAACCATCTGCAACAAATCAACCTCACCTTTTTCAGGACATATTTTTTGCACTCTATTCGGTTTTCCACCAAATACACAGATCCCTGTCCTCCTTTGCCCAAGCGTTCAAGTATCTGAAAAGCAGTGTTCAGCCATGACTGATATAAAATGATACAAGGTTGATATAAAATGATAAGATAAATCACACCTGATCCCaccagactcaagaatattcacttaaagacttacatgtacatgtgtgttggtTGTTTAATTGTTGGAGGAACACAGAGAGGAACACCAGCATTTGGCAAGTTTCTCAGACATTTTGATGACACGTGCAAACTTTGTAATGACATAGCTAACACACCATGTAACAACCTTGCCATGAAACAGGTCAATATTCGTTTTGAGATAATATGCATTTAATGATTTTCACTATGGTCGAGGAGCTAAGAAAATCTTAAATGTATTCAGaccttttcatttgttagtacCACATTTCTTTAGTTTCAAATTGTCAGTTTTAGTAAGACATTTCTttccacttttttttctttgattggtgattgGCAGTACTTCTGAATGTGACAGCTACAGCACCCTAAGTCCGAGGTCAAAAATTACGTGTGAAGAAAATGGATGAAATGccagagaaaaaaacaattaagaCACTTCACCATATAACAGACAAAAAACTCTGACATGCCTAGACATCATGTCACGGCACGATTCTGAAACTTTATCTATCGTTTCACACAAAACATAGTTATATAATAGGACTACAAATGGTACAGAGTTTCTCTGGCTTGTACTGCCTCTAGGGGGTATGATAGAGCAGCCTAGCCTTAGGCAGACTCTTCGCAGTTTATCACGTGGCACAGCGCCATGCCTCTGTGAAGCCACAATGCAGTGCCCCCTGCCTCTAAAAAGCACTTGATTTGCTGTCCTTTTCTTCAAAACAATACAGTACCGTAAATACTTTCATCGACTTGCCGTATCGCGTTCAGTGAACAACGCTTACGATTGCAGGGCAACTTTTTTCCCTCCAAATAACGAAGAGTTACAATAAAATCGGAAATCTTTCTTAGCCTCAAAATTTTTAACCCAAAAGCAGGTTTCTGAGATTCTAACATTCagcaaaatgtgcatatataatGTGCATCCATGGATCAACGAGCTTGCATCAACAAGTTTGCACAACAATTAAACTTAAATGTTAGACATTGCCAACAGCATGCCCAGTTTGGgtcagctggagaggaagtgtCATTCCACCCACGAAAGGCTAGCCGCACAGAACAAGTTTATCTGATCTGGACGAACGCAActgtcaaaacaacaacaacatgtgaccAATCTTACAGGATATTAAAATCATTATACAAAGTTCTCCTCAAGCAGATCAGTCAAGACTATTcaagaaaattaattttattttttttgtaactttagaagaaaaaacatttgaTTCTAATGGTATTAATTTTACAAGTAACTTAAAATTGATTGACCTTGTTTTGCTTCAAATGCCTTACATAATACTATCagcagaagtccattacctagaagtatgcaacttccctatatcTTGTCTCCACAGCACAGTACACATATTATGTCATCTGTAATAGATCGCgtcacctggtggagaaatacgcaaacctcttgggtggaaatttaGTCCAGTACCTAGAGCcttgttatctcccctgatctgACAACACAGGGTCTAGTACTGACTACCTCCACTGCTCTACTTGTCGCTATTTCATTGGCCAAGATATTCAGGCAGTGGCGCTACATTCAAAATTTAAGATTGCCAGGGAGAGTGCAATCACTTGAGAAATCTCCTGACAGAAGCATTATTGTGCTATAATGCCAACTCTGCAAGGAAAGTGCTTCTCATTTTAACAATCCCTTTTTGGTTTGACACGTGACTGATATGTGTGTCTACGAGAAAATGATGAGCAACACAACATGACAACCCCACTAAATGTAACTGAGGCAGTTCTTCCTTCTTCAGGTAGGGAATAATTTGTAAACTGAGAGATTTTCCATATCCAGGTCGTTGGCCAACATGTAGAGCGCAATGTTATCCAAACACACCTTCAAACAATTTGCCTGTAGGGGTTGAAGGAAATTAAGTTCTGCATTTCTTACTTTAAAATTTATTGGGCAGATTTGCACAGACTTATTTTAGCTTAAATTACAGATATCAGGTCATGAGAGGAGGAAACTGATAGCGATGATACTCACAGCTGTACGCTGTATGGCCATATATGTCAGTAAGGGACTCCCCAAAGCCTTGGTACTGACCTAAATAGCTGACATGTTAGCGAAAACGAGGCTGTCATGATTTAAAGAAAGATTTgccaacagccaatcagaaatcTACCTCAGAAGCTATGGCGGTGATGTGTGCTTGACCCTGTAGGTCAATCCAGTCAAGCGTCTGGACTACGTGGAAAATGTGCACTGAGTCATGGTAAATCTAATTGTAAATGGCTGTTACAAGAACAGGCCACAATTTGAAACCGATACTTAATTGCTATGCAGTTAAGACCCCATTGGCTATTTTCACATTTCGAAGCAACTATAAAACAATTGCATTCAAAGACATTGCTGTCCTTTTACAAATCTCTCCATTGTCGTAATTTTTGTTAAGTCTATTTCAAGACAACCGCATTTGGAACCCAACATGTGgcagccatttcttaaacgtTTGCTGTACaatagagagaaagaaaaatatatggaTGTGCAGATacatcacataatgtgttaTACATTGAACAAAAGTGTAACATGCTGTGGATACTAGATAtggggaagttgcatacttctaggtaccACACTTCTGCTACCAGTCATAATTCCTGAATACATAAAAACGAATAAATTTCTTATTGTTTAGGTCTCAGGTGAACAGACTGTCTGCTAAGGAGTactttaaaaaagtttcttcCTTTTAGGAAGTAAAGTTAATGAGATACCGTTTCGGCATCTCCACGcaaagcttacatgtatttgaaaatatccattttttatCATCCGTAGAGGAGCTCCATGGGTGACATGGTATTAATAttgacatatatttaaactatgaCTTAAACTAGATATTAACAAAGGGGATGGCGAGTTCTTGGCGGATGCCGCCATTATGGCTAGTACACTCATCCCCCATGCCTTTCATAAACCTGGTTATGGGTCTGCATAGGAGAGACATACAATTCTCTTTCAGGAAACACTAGATATGGATCTGATTGGCCTACTGGAGTATTGAATGTAATGCAGGCCTATGTATTGTGAGAATCAATGGGGACAAAAATAACAGCGTACTGAGTGTGTCAAAAGATATCCCACCTACCACCTGACGACCACATGGAACTATTTTTATAATAGCCGCAGGCCAAGTGGTAAAACCAACATTTCGTGAAGAAACTGTTGGTTCTGTAAATCATTGTAATCTTGATACACATAGTTTCCTGGACTCATCAGCATTTAAAAATTATACTGGCAAAAACTGTGCATAGGCTGTGTCAGTGAttcattttacaacaacaacaagaaaataacTTCACCAAAATAGCTAAATAATGGGAGTAAAAACGACTTAGACGCAAGTGTCAGCATTTGGCAAAACACTGGACGAAATTACacggaaataaatgaaaaaaatcactAAACATCCATACAGAAAAAGACAGCTATCTTACTCTGTACTGGTCCATGTTTTTACTTGACAACAGGGGAAGCACAGGAAGCTCACAGTTGCGCAAGTGCGTTGCTTGAGAACGACACGCCGAAATGATTTTAGTGACTTCGAAAACCAATCCAAAAATGCTCCACGGGAGCTGTTGAAACATGCCCACCGTAACTTGTCTCGACGTAAAAGGATTAACGTTTTATTCTGCACCTCGACTATCTCAGATAATATACTTATAGTGACTAGACAGAGATTAAAAGTGATAACATTTGCACCTTTTTTCATACCGCCATAAACTGTGAATGTTTCAGTAAATGTACGAGTCCAAATGCGGCAAgagaaaacaacaagaaaaagcaAAGCAAATCAACACGAAACATATCTATGGCTAATGTAAGGTAAGAGCAGTAGTTTATAGCCATCTTCTTAGCATTGAACCCATTTCTTTAACAGATATCTCCTAGCAGGTTGTTTTAAGGTAAGGTCCACAAATTTTGCAAATATCTGTTTTGTCAGTTTGAGAAAACCAAATTTCGCGCGATTTCGACTGGTACCTTGTTTGACttgattttcatcaaaatgagACAGTCTGAGTaaataatttctgttgttttgtttcatttctagATCATTTAAGACACCTAAAAGGAGGTACCGCGGAAATTTCAAGTCTCCGGTGAGAAAAATTTAGATGAATATTATAGTGGATATTTTTAACGACGTGACTGGACTCGGCAGTGCAGCCGTGATCGTATAGTGGTCAGTACTTCTCGTTGTGGCCGAGACaacccaggttcgaatcctggtcaCGGCAGGCCATCTTGGTCTGTTACGGCAGCTgggtttcaaattttttttttttttcttcaatggGTTTCTTTTCAAATTCTTATGATTTTATGAATAGCAGTATCCAAAAAAGCTCACTGATAAATGTGCAATTGTCATTTCTTCAAATCTATCATGAAAATGCTGATAATTTAAGTAATTTTTTAAGTACACACGGGGTTAGTTTTAGGCCTTTACACTTGTTTCCTTGTTATCACTCACAACTGGCACCGAAACTCATCATTCATTGTTTGTCCAGATATTGCTTtgaaaagtgacaaattttcattataaagtgataataaaaattgaaaaccaTTCTGCCGCCTGCACCAGTTTTCCAAAATATTCCGTTGGGAAATGAGGAATCAAATTTTGAAGTCATTAAGTatccttaaaaatatattacttGGCCATCATAATAGTGATTTGtgtaaatttcatcatttttcaGCTACCTGCATCACACCTAGCATCCCCTGTCGTGACAACCCAGTCAATGGAATCGTTGAAGGAAACAATAAAACTTCTAAAAGCAGAGAATAAAAGTTTGGAAGAACAGATTAAACAACTACAATCTGAGTGAGTGGTGGAATATTTTGGTGGTATACTGCtttctaagtacatgtagtttttcctCGCAAAGCTTTGGACAAGTTTAGGTGTTAGGGTAGCACTATTGGAGAgtgaagatgagaaacaactggtttgtttaactctcagattaGCGATAGGTcgtacacaagatcaaacaaagaaacacgaagatgCTGGAATAAGTTCAAGACATATATCTGAATAAAatagaaggtctgccagcaacctgcggatggccgtgggttttcccagggctgtgcccggtttccacccaccataatgctggccgctgtcgtataagtgaaatattcttgagtacggcgtaaaacaccaatcaaaaaaaaaaaaaaaaaaaaaaaaaaaatagacagataatacaactgataataatgtacaaaacgatacaaataattacaaaaatatatagtctTTCACTGATGTTAGCAtctaaatccggatggaatatgtTGGCTTCAGTCCATGTAAGTATAGAACCCAaagttaagatgaattcctcaatctatGGATAACAGTCCCATAAGTGGTTTTTTTCCCCAACTGCCTGTAAAAGTGTAACTAACACCTGTTAAAATACTGCTTTTCTtgttaaaagcaaaaaaaaattaacaaataaaatatctccACCATGGTATGTGAGAAACAATCTTATGGTAAACAAAGCATTAAATGAATAAGAATATACTGTATATCTACCGTGTATAATGACTTTTATGTTTGTACCCCCCAGGGGTTATGATGAATCAGAGCTGAGTGTGCACATTGACAAGTTACACCAGTACAATGACATCAAGGACACAGGCCAGATGGTGCTTGGGAGACTTGGtgagtacacgtacatgtaagaacGGACCCAGCTTACGTACAGAACAGCTGCACCCTAGCCAGACAGCCTACTCCCATCTTGGTCGTGCCATACTTGGACGGTGAGACAATTATATACTTGGACCCTGGTCCACTCCCTACTGCTATCCTGACACGATGGTACGCCCAAGGTGGGCCCATCATTGGCGTATCATTCTGATCAGAATTTGGCACTGatcatgctgtgtttttttgtcttattttacGGCaaatctgtcttttttttttcttggttgaCAATTTCCTGCAAAATTCAAGTTTATAACACA of Liolophura sinensis isolate JHLJ2023 chromosome 13, CUHK_Ljap_v2, whole genome shotgun sequence contains these proteins:
- the LOC135481067 gene encoding DNA repair protein SWI5 homolog; the encoded protein is MANVRSFKTPKRRYRGNFKSPLPASHLASPVVTTQSMESLKETIKLLKAENKSLEEQIKQLQSEGYDESELSVHIDKLHQYNDIKDTGQMVLGRLANVEGVTTRTLYQKYGLNEED